One region of Catenuloplanes indicus genomic DNA includes:
- a CDS encoding YccF domain-containing protein produces MIRFLLNALWLIFGSGILLAIGYGIAALICFALIVTIPFGVASLRLAVYSLWPFGRTIVPKPGAGVASGVANVLWVIVAGWWLALTHITAGIAQCVTIIGIPFGIANFKLVPAAFWPLGQEIVDIDDRA; encoded by the coding sequence ATGATCCGCTTTTTGCTCAACGCCCTGTGGCTGATCTTCGGCAGCGGCATCCTGCTCGCCATCGGCTACGGCATCGCCGCACTGATCTGCTTCGCACTGATCGTGACGATCCCGTTCGGCGTGGCCTCGCTCCGTCTGGCCGTCTACTCACTGTGGCCGTTCGGCCGGACGATCGTCCCGAAGCCCGGCGCGGGCGTGGCCTCCGGCGTGGCGAACGTGCTCTGGGTGATCGTGGCGGGCTGGTGGCTGGCGCTGACCCACATCACCGCCGGTATCGCGCAGTGCGTGACCATCATCGGCATCCCGTTCGGCATCGCGAACTTCAAGCTGGTACCGGCGGCGTTCTGGCCTCTCGGTCAGGAGATCGTCGACATCGACGACCGGGCGTGA
- a CDS encoding Na+/H+ antiporter subunit A has product MIHAVVAAAAPWLVRAIGGRGLYLVALAPAGAALWAATQTGRTAAETIEWIPQLGLELAFRLNALSWLLVLLVGGVGALVLAYSAHYFGDRAEQARHAGLLVAFAGAMLGLVLADDLLLLYVFWELTSVLSYLLIANDPGRRAARRAAMQALLVTTLGGLAMLVGIVMLGTGTGTHRWSQLAQDPPAGAWGTAAVVLILAGALAKSAILPFGAWLPAAMAAPTPVSAYLHAAAMVKAGVFLVALLAPAFAGVLAWQLLTVGAGLATLLLAGLAALRQHDLKLLLAYGTVSQLGLLVAVLGAGTRAAALAGLTLLLAHALFKSALFLTVGAVDHATGTRDLRALSGLGKRLPVLAVAATLAAASMAGVPPLLGFLGKEAMFAAFATGEPADTLALIAMVAGASLTVAYSLRFLWGAFGTKNIGTTTTTVHAPGPGLLAAPVLLGLVGLAGGLAAPTVERALTTYPRGLAGFEVHLALWHGLSLPLGLTVLAIVAGAGIFRLTRDRTHAEDRISAGAWVYERSLRGVDRLSVELTGATQRGSLPVHLGVILVVLVVIAGTALVAGAPWPTDYRVWDTPLQAVAGVAIVAAAIGAVRAQRRLAAFVLAGVAGYAVSVLFILHGAPDLALTQALVETASIVMAVLVLRRLPAKFSERPLRVSRHWRVVLGVAVGLAAAGMAFVAGGGRVAAPISAGFPELSVSYGGGTNIVNVILVDIRAWDTMGEISVLVVAATGVASLIFQRTSALRRRAETPAPKRPPLTVWTGKEDSVILRVVTRLIFHTIVLFSVYLLLSGHNAPGGGFAGGLVAALALTVRYLAGGRRELNRAAPVDAGAVLGTGLLIAVGTGVTAMFLGGQVLQTAIVDIHAPVLGDLHVATSTIFDVGVYLIVIGLVLDILRSLGAEPQEPRGPQESPLEEESDQDVAQQQDQDREKVTA; this is encoded by the coding sequence GTGATTCACGCCGTTGTGGCCGCCGCCGCGCCGTGGCTGGTGCGCGCGATCGGTGGACGTGGTCTCTACCTGGTCGCGCTGGCGCCCGCGGGTGCCGCGCTCTGGGCCGCGACGCAGACCGGGCGCACCGCCGCCGAGACGATCGAGTGGATCCCGCAGCTCGGGCTGGAGCTGGCGTTCCGGCTGAACGCGCTGTCCTGGCTGCTGGTGCTGCTGGTCGGCGGCGTCGGCGCGCTGGTGCTGGCCTACTCCGCCCACTACTTCGGCGACCGTGCCGAGCAGGCGCGGCACGCGGGCCTGCTGGTCGCGTTCGCCGGTGCGATGCTCGGGCTGGTGCTCGCGGACGACCTGCTGCTGCTCTACGTGTTCTGGGAGCTGACCAGCGTCCTGTCGTACCTGCTGATCGCGAACGACCCGGGCCGGCGGGCCGCCCGCCGCGCGGCCATGCAGGCGCTACTGGTCACCACGCTCGGCGGTCTCGCCATGCTGGTCGGCATCGTCATGCTCGGCACCGGCACCGGCACGCACCGGTGGTCGCAGCTGGCGCAGGACCCGCCGGCCGGTGCATGGGGCACGGCCGCGGTCGTGCTGATCCTGGCCGGTGCGCTGGCGAAGTCCGCGATCCTGCCGTTCGGCGCGTGGCTGCCGGCCGCGATGGCCGCACCCACACCGGTCAGCGCGTACCTGCACGCGGCCGCGATGGTCAAGGCGGGCGTGTTCCTCGTCGCGCTGCTCGCGCCCGCGTTCGCCGGTGTGCTCGCCTGGCAGCTGCTCACGGTCGGCGCCGGCCTGGCCACGCTCCTGCTGGCCGGCCTCGCCGCACTACGCCAGCACGACCTGAAACTGCTGCTGGCCTACGGTACGGTCAGCCAGCTGGGCCTGCTGGTCGCCGTGCTGGGCGCCGGCACCCGCGCCGCCGCGCTGGCCGGCCTGACGCTGCTGCTCGCGCACGCGCTGTTCAAGTCCGCGCTGTTCCTCACGGTCGGCGCGGTCGATCACGCCACCGGCACCCGCGACCTGCGGGCGCTGTCCGGCCTCGGCAAGCGGCTGCCGGTGCTGGCGGTCGCGGCCACGCTCGCGGCCGCGTCCATGGCCGGTGTGCCGCCGCTGCTCGGCTTCCTCGGCAAGGAGGCGATGTTCGCCGCGTTCGCCACCGGCGAGCCCGCGGACACGCTCGCGCTGATCGCGATGGTCGCCGGCGCCTCTCTCACGGTCGCCTACAGCCTGCGCTTCCTCTGGGGCGCCTTCGGCACCAAGAACATCGGGACCACCACGACGACGGTCCACGCTCCCGGCCCCGGCCTGCTCGCCGCCCCGGTGCTGCTCGGCCTGGTCGGACTCGCGGGCGGCCTGGCCGCGCCGACCGTGGAGCGCGCACTCACCACGTACCCCCGGGGGCTTGCGGGGTTCGAGGTGCATCTGGCGCTCTGGCACGGGCTGAGCCTGCCGCTGGGACTGACCGTGCTGGCGATCGTGGCGGGCGCGGGGATCTTCCGGCTCACCCGCGATCGTACCCACGCGGAGGACCGGATCAGCGCCGGCGCCTGGGTCTACGAGCGGTCGCTGCGCGGCGTCGACCGGCTCTCCGTCGAGCTGACCGGCGCCACCCAGCGCGGTTCGCTGCCCGTGCACCTCGGCGTGATTCTGGTCGTGCTGGTGGTGATCGCCGGGACCGCGCTGGTGGCCGGCGCACCGTGGCCCACGGACTACCGCGTCTGGGACACGCCGTTGCAGGCGGTCGCCGGGGTCGCGATCGTCGCGGCCGCGATCGGCGCGGTCCGGGCGCAGCGGCGGCTGGCCGCGTTCGTGCTGGCCGGTGTCGCGGGCTACGCCGTGTCGGTACTGTTCATCCTGCACGGCGCGCCGGATCTGGCGCTCACCCAGGCGCTGGTCGAGACGGCCAGCATCGTGATGGCCGTGCTGGTGCTGCGCCGGCTGCCGGCGAAGTTCTCCGAGCGTCCGCTGCGCGTCTCCCGGCACTGGCGGGTCGTGCTCGGCGTGGCGGTCGGGCTGGCCGCGGCCGGGATGGCCTTCGTGGCCGGTGGCGGCCGGGTGGCCGCACCGATCTCGGCGGGCTTCCCGGAGCTGTCGGTCAGCTACGGCGGCGGCACGAACATCGTGAACGTGATCCTGGTCGACATCCGCGCCTGGGACACGATGGGTGAGATCTCGGTGCTGGTGGTGGCCGCGACCGGCGTCGCCAGCCTGATCTTCCAGCGCACGTCCGCGCTGCGCCGCCGTGCCGAGACGCCGGCGCCGAAACGGCCGCCGCTGACGGTGTGGACCGGCAAGGAGGACAGCGTGATCCTTCGGGTCGTCACCCGGCTTATCTTCCACACGATCGTGCTGTTCTCGGTGTACCTGCTGCTCTCCGGCCACAACGCGCCGGGCGGCGGGTTCGCCGGTGGGCTGGTCGCGGCGCTCGCGCTGACCGTGCGCTACCTGGCCGGCGGGCGCCGCGAGCTGAACCGGGCCGCGCCGGTCGACGCGGGCGCGGTGCTCGGCACCGGGCTGCTGATCGCGGTCGGCACCGGCGTGACCGCGATGTTCCTCGGCGGGCAGGTGCTGCAGACCGCGATCGTGGACATCCACGCACCGGTGCTCGGTGACCTGCACGTCGCCACGTCCACGATCTTCGACGTGGGTGTCTACCTGATCGTCATCGGGCTCGTGCTGGACATCCTGCGCAGCCTCGGTGCGGAGCCGCAGGAGCCGCGGGGGCCGCAGGAGTCACCGCTGGAAGAGGAATCAGATCAAGACGTTGCCCAGCAGCAAGATCAAGATCGGGAGAAGGTGACCGCGTGA
- a CDS encoding DUF1877 family protein, whose translation MGLFGEWMRAAPADLKPLRGDLTAVRKFIADGEGPRCGLEGDWAGIDFLLRRRDFPVDIVFGEEPFAAPSAEDKEWDSDPPCYLTPAQVRTAAAALRDLTVAELVHGVTAADLRRAGLYHLYTPATLPTLAGRLPAVRDYFTRAAACGDAIICWLS comes from the coding sequence ACCGTTGCGCGGTGACCTGACCGCGGTCCGCAAGTTCATCGCCGACGGCGAGGGGCCACGCTGCGGCCTTGAGGGTGACTGGGCCGGCATCGACTTCCTGCTGCGCCGCCGGGACTTCCCGGTCGACATCGTGTTCGGCGAGGAGCCGTTCGCGGCACCCTCCGCGGAGGACAAGGAGTGGGATTCCGACCCGCCCTGCTACCTCACGCCCGCCCAGGTGCGCACGGCCGCGGCCGCGCTGCGCGACCTGACCGTGGCGGAGCTCGTCCACGGCGTCACCGCGGCCGACCTGCGCCGCGCCGGGCTGTATCACCTGTACACCCCGGCCACGCTACCCACGCTCGCCGGTCGCCTGCCGGCCGTCCGTGACTACTTCACCCGCGCCGCGGCCTGCGGCGATGCCATCATCTGCTGGCTGTCGTGA